A portion of the Oncorhynchus gorbuscha isolate QuinsamMale2020 ecotype Even-year linkage group LG07, OgorEven_v1.0, whole genome shotgun sequence genome contains these proteins:
- the LOC124039791 gene encoding collectin-12-like isoform X1 gives MPTDDFADEEEVQSFGYKRFGIQEGTQCTKCKNEWALKTSIALLYVLCTLLTIAVAVLGYKVVQKVDNVSEGIESYGGKIIAVETDLKKLDDQTGEKSENTTTEIQAFKNNIRALQRQLSEVAERSSSNRAALGRLQDSGLDMQGSQGSIQGLLDANTATLRSVNGTLRAYGGTMEGLQEDTARLQTELQEQVRQQSQALLSIGNLNLTQAQQRGLISALQRSVDDTSQAIQKIRNDFQSLEQTARQTKSDADWLKEKVQNLQVLASNASALAKSNNDTLEDVGSQLASLSGQLQNTSSLAENHDQTLREIMDQQRDHDNLTSSKFDQLEIRLDESEGSIDRVTGNISFTTQLLGAINLNLNELRTCAETVGRHSDYLSDLNATVTDVRSDATTLRSQQDDLVARLDKEVTSLSIIMEEMKLVDSKHSQLITNFTILQGPPGPRGPRGDKGPQGGAGQPGQKGEKGDTGGPGVQGLRGEKGFPGPPGIQGFKGQPGSRGNPGSKGSRGSGGRAGPPGANGEPGTAGLPGRDGQAGPQGPQGLSGDRGQVGPAGAQGPRGPVGPMGAPGPPGLPGLTARSAAAAAVPLVPFSMQSEAPAPTVSAPGCPQEWIGFRDKCYHFSKELHNFDDAKKSCDAQTASMVIINDNDEQKWLQKQTSGKGYFWMGLTDREEENAWRWLDGTEPAFSQWKPGQPDNWSHGHERGEDCAGLIHEGLWNDFFCEDLISYICEKAMEYPKNSRIIAPSVEEEETEEAWLSQRRYDEHH, from the exons tgGTGCAAAAGGTTGACAATGTGTCCGAAGGTATCGAGAGCTATGGGGGGAAGATCATTGCTGTGGAAACAGACTTGAAAAAGCTAG ATGACCAGACTGGGGAGAAGTCGGAGAACACTACCACAGAGATCCAGGCCTTTAAGAACAACATCCGGGCTCTGCAGCGGCAGCTGTCTGAGGTGGCAGAGAGGAGCAGCAGTAACCGGGCGGCCCTGGGTCGTCTGCAGGATTCTGGCCTGGACATGCAGGGCAGCCAGGGCTCCATACAGGGTCTGCTGGATGCCAACACAGCCACGCTGAGGTCGGTCAATGGCACCCTGCGGGCCTACGGTGGCACCATGGAGGGTCTTCAGGAGGACACGGCTCGACTGCAAACTGAGCTCCAGGAGCAGGTTCGGCAGCAGAGCCAGGCCCTGCTGAGCATCGGGAATCTTAACCTCACCCAGGCCCAACAGAGGGGCCTGATCTCGGCTTTGCAGAGATCTGTGGACGACACCAGCCAGGCCATCCAGAAGATCCGAAACGACTTCCAGAGCCTGGAGCAGACGGCCAGGCAGACGAAGTCGGACGCTGATTGGCTGAAGGAGAAGGTGCAGAACCTCCAGGTGCTGGCCTCCAACGCCTCTGCCCTGGCCAAGTCCAACAACGACACCCTGGAGGACGTGGGATCTCAGCTGGCCTCGCTGTCTGGACAGCTCCAGAACACCTCCAGCCTGGCAGAGAACCACGACCAGACTCTTAGGGAGATCATGGACCAGCAGCGCGACCACGACAACCTCACCTCCTCTAAGTTCGACCAGCTGGAGATACGCCTGGACGAGTCAGAGGGGAGCATCGACCGTGTGACAGGCAACATCAGTTTTACTACCCAACTCCTGGGCGCCATCAACCTGAACCTCAACGAGCTGCGCACCTGCGCTGAGACAGTGGGGCGCCACTCCGACTACCTGTCCGACTTGAATGCCACTGTGACGGACGTGAGGTCGGACGCCACCACACTGAGGTCGCAGCAGGACGACCTGGTGGCCCGCCTGGACAAGGAGGTCACCAGCCTCTCCATCATCATGGAGGAGATGAAGCTGGTAGACAGCAAACACTCACAGCTCATCACCAACTTCACCATCCTACAGg GTCCACCTGGTCCAAGAGGCCCGCGGGGAGACAAAGGACCCCAGGGAGGAGCCGGTCAGCCCGGTcagaaaggggagaaaggggataCGGGTGGGCCTGGGGTGCAGGGGCTCCGTGGAGAGAAGGGATTTCCAGGACCACCAGGAATACAAGGGTTCAAAGGTCAGCCAGGCTCACGGGGGAACCCAGGTTCAAAGGGCTCCCGAGGATCAGGGGGCAGGGCAGGACCCCCGGGGGCGAATGGTGAGCCAGGCACTGCTGGGCTccctgggagagatggacaggccgGTCCTCAGGGGCCACAAGGTCTGTCGGGAGACCGAGGACAGGTGGGGCCGGCTGGGGCACAGGGACCCAGGGGACCAGTGGGGCCCATGGGGGCCCCAGGGCCACCTGGGCTGCCAGGACTCACTGCCCgatctgcagcagcagcagcggtgcCTTTGGTCCCTTTCTCGATGCAGAGTGAGGCCCCCGCTCCTACTGTATCGGCCCCAG GTTGTCCTCAAGAGTGGATTGGCTTCAGAGACAAATGCTATCACTTCTCCAAAGAGCTGCACAACTTTGACGATGCAAAGAAAAGCTGTGATGCCCAGACTGCGTCAATGGTGATCATTAACGATAACGATGAACAG AAATGGCTGCAAAAGCAGACCTCTGGAAAGGGATACTTCTGGATGGGTctgacagacagggaggaggagaatgCATGGCGCTGGCTGGATGGAACCGAACCTGCCTTCTC GCAGTGGAAGCCAGGACAGCCAGACAACTGGAGCCACGGGcacgagagaggagaggactgcgCTGGCCTCATCCACGAGGGACTGTGGAATGATTTCTTCTGTGAAGATCTCATCAGCTACATCTGCGAGAAAGCCATGGAGTATCC CAAAAACTCCAGGATTATAGCACCCTCTGTGGAAGAAGAAGAAACAGAGGAGGCGTGGTTGAGTCAGAGGCGGTATGATGAGCATCATTAG
- the LOC124039791 gene encoding collectin-12-like isoform X2: MKDDFADEEEVQSFGYKRFGIQEGTQCTKCKNEWALKTSIALLYVLCTLLTIAVAVLGYKVVQKVDNVSEGIESYGGKIIAVETDLKKLDDQTGEKSENTTTEIQAFKNNIRALQRQLSEVAERSSSNRAALGRLQDSGLDMQGSQGSIQGLLDANTATLRSVNGTLRAYGGTMEGLQEDTARLQTELQEQVRQQSQALLSIGNLNLTQAQQRGLISALQRSVDDTSQAIQKIRNDFQSLEQTARQTKSDADWLKEKVQNLQVLASNASALAKSNNDTLEDVGSQLASLSGQLQNTSSLAENHDQTLREIMDQQRDHDNLTSSKFDQLEIRLDESEGSIDRVTGNISFTTQLLGAINLNLNELRTCAETVGRHSDYLSDLNATVTDVRSDATTLRSQQDDLVARLDKEVTSLSIIMEEMKLVDSKHSQLITNFTILQGPPGPRGPRGDKGPQGGAGQPGQKGEKGDTGGPGVQGLRGEKGFPGPPGIQGFKGQPGSRGNPGSKGSRGSGGRAGPPGANGEPGTAGLPGRDGQAGPQGPQGLSGDRGQVGPAGAQGPRGPVGPMGAPGPPGLPGLTARSAAAAAVPLVPFSMQSEAPAPTVSAPGCPQEWIGFRDKCYHFSKELHNFDDAKKSCDAQTASMVIINDNDEQKWLQKQTSGKGYFWMGLTDREEENAWRWLDGTEPAFSQWKPGQPDNWSHGHERGEDCAGLIHEGLWNDFFCEDLISYICEKAMEYPKNSRIIAPSVEEEETEEAWLSQRRYDEHH; encoded by the exons tgGTGCAAAAGGTTGACAATGTGTCCGAAGGTATCGAGAGCTATGGGGGGAAGATCATTGCTGTGGAAACAGACTTGAAAAAGCTAG ATGACCAGACTGGGGAGAAGTCGGAGAACACTACCACAGAGATCCAGGCCTTTAAGAACAACATCCGGGCTCTGCAGCGGCAGCTGTCTGAGGTGGCAGAGAGGAGCAGCAGTAACCGGGCGGCCCTGGGTCGTCTGCAGGATTCTGGCCTGGACATGCAGGGCAGCCAGGGCTCCATACAGGGTCTGCTGGATGCCAACACAGCCACGCTGAGGTCGGTCAATGGCACCCTGCGGGCCTACGGTGGCACCATGGAGGGTCTTCAGGAGGACACGGCTCGACTGCAAACTGAGCTCCAGGAGCAGGTTCGGCAGCAGAGCCAGGCCCTGCTGAGCATCGGGAATCTTAACCTCACCCAGGCCCAACAGAGGGGCCTGATCTCGGCTTTGCAGAGATCTGTGGACGACACCAGCCAGGCCATCCAGAAGATCCGAAACGACTTCCAGAGCCTGGAGCAGACGGCCAGGCAGACGAAGTCGGACGCTGATTGGCTGAAGGAGAAGGTGCAGAACCTCCAGGTGCTGGCCTCCAACGCCTCTGCCCTGGCCAAGTCCAACAACGACACCCTGGAGGACGTGGGATCTCAGCTGGCCTCGCTGTCTGGACAGCTCCAGAACACCTCCAGCCTGGCAGAGAACCACGACCAGACTCTTAGGGAGATCATGGACCAGCAGCGCGACCACGACAACCTCACCTCCTCTAAGTTCGACCAGCTGGAGATACGCCTGGACGAGTCAGAGGGGAGCATCGACCGTGTGACAGGCAACATCAGTTTTACTACCCAACTCCTGGGCGCCATCAACCTGAACCTCAACGAGCTGCGCACCTGCGCTGAGACAGTGGGGCGCCACTCCGACTACCTGTCCGACTTGAATGCCACTGTGACGGACGTGAGGTCGGACGCCACCACACTGAGGTCGCAGCAGGACGACCTGGTGGCCCGCCTGGACAAGGAGGTCACCAGCCTCTCCATCATCATGGAGGAGATGAAGCTGGTAGACAGCAAACACTCACAGCTCATCACCAACTTCACCATCCTACAGg GTCCACCTGGTCCAAGAGGCCCGCGGGGAGACAAAGGACCCCAGGGAGGAGCCGGTCAGCCCGGTcagaaaggggagaaaggggataCGGGTGGGCCTGGGGTGCAGGGGCTCCGTGGAGAGAAGGGATTTCCAGGACCACCAGGAATACAAGGGTTCAAAGGTCAGCCAGGCTCACGGGGGAACCCAGGTTCAAAGGGCTCCCGAGGATCAGGGGGCAGGGCAGGACCCCCGGGGGCGAATGGTGAGCCAGGCACTGCTGGGCTccctgggagagatggacaggccgGTCCTCAGGGGCCACAAGGTCTGTCGGGAGACCGAGGACAGGTGGGGCCGGCTGGGGCACAGGGACCCAGGGGACCAGTGGGGCCCATGGGGGCCCCAGGGCCACCTGGGCTGCCAGGACTCACTGCCCgatctgcagcagcagcagcggtgcCTTTGGTCCCTTTCTCGATGCAGAGTGAGGCCCCCGCTCCTACTGTATCGGCCCCAG GTTGTCCTCAAGAGTGGATTGGCTTCAGAGACAAATGCTATCACTTCTCCAAAGAGCTGCACAACTTTGACGATGCAAAGAAAAGCTGTGATGCCCAGACTGCGTCAATGGTGATCATTAACGATAACGATGAACAG AAATGGCTGCAAAAGCAGACCTCTGGAAAGGGATACTTCTGGATGGGTctgacagacagggaggaggagaatgCATGGCGCTGGCTGGATGGAACCGAACCTGCCTTCTC GCAGTGGAAGCCAGGACAGCCAGACAACTGGAGCCACGGGcacgagagaggagaggactgcgCTGGCCTCATCCACGAGGGACTGTGGAATGATTTCTTCTGTGAAGATCTCATCAGCTACATCTGCGAGAAAGCCATGGAGTATCC CAAAAACTCCAGGATTATAGCACCCTCTGTGGAAGAAGAAGAAACAGAGGAGGCGTGGTTGAGTCAGAGGCGGTATGATGAGCATCATTAG